Proteins from a genomic interval of Xiphias gladius isolate SHS-SW01 ecotype Sanya breed wild chromosome 23, ASM1685928v1, whole genome shotgun sequence:
- the LOC120785610 gene encoding calnexin-like has protein sequence MEISFVLLCVTLVASVTPMAAAAEPGIIESLLLATHQRPWLWSVYVFTVGLPIILFISFMWPDKRFGPPDQQYYYKKSDDAQPDDPESSQQTQSLDTKGKADKAVTRRRDAQSKQGKSDLDA, from the exons ATGGAGATCAgctttgtgttgctgtgtgtgacGCTGGTAGCCAGTGTGACACCAatggctgctgcagcagag CCGGGTATTATAGAGAGCCTCCTTTTGGCCACCCACCAGCGTCCCTGGCTCTGGAGTGTCTATGTCTTCACTGTTGGACTTCCCATCATTCTCTTCATTAGCTTCATGTGGCCTGACAAG cgGTTCGGGCCTCCTGATCAACAGTATTACTACAAGAAGTCTGATGATGCTCAACCAGATGATCCTGAGTCCTCGCAGCAGACACAGTCACTGGATACCAAag GAAAGGCCGATAAAGCCGTAACCAGGAGGAGAGACGCTCAGAGCAAGCAGGGGAAGTCTGACTTAGACGCCTGA